From the Nocardiopsis changdeensis genome, one window contains:
- a CDS encoding GTP-binding protein — MASSDSDLSRDIVPSALKILVAGGFGAGKTTLVGSVSEIAPLSTEEVMTEASYGVDDLSGVESKTTTTVALDFGRITISPSLVLYLFGTPGQERFWFMWEELSEGALGAIVIADTRRLETCFAAVDFFERRGVPFVVAVNCFDGAHQYEAEEVRAALTLDPAIPVVLCDARVRSSAKQVLLTLVTRVAERMAA; from the coding sequence ATGGCATCCAGCGACTCTGACCTCTCCCGGGACATCGTTCCGTCCGCACTGAAGATCCTGGTCGCGGGCGGCTTCGGGGCCGGCAAGACCACCCTGGTGGGCTCGGTGAGCGAGATCGCCCCGCTCAGCACCGAGGAGGTGATGACCGAGGCCAGCTACGGCGTGGACGACCTGTCGGGCGTGGAGTCCAAGACGACCACGACGGTGGCGCTGGACTTCGGCCGCATCACCATCAGCCCCAGCCTGGTGCTGTACCTGTTCGGCACGCCCGGCCAGGAGCGCTTCTGGTTCATGTGGGAGGAGCTGTCGGAGGGCGCCCTGGGCGCCATCGTCATCGCCGACACGCGCCGCCTGGAGACCTGCTTCGCCGCGGTGGACTTCTTCGAGCGGCGGGGGGTGCCGTTCGTCGTCGCGGTGAACTGCTTCGACGGCGCGCACCAGTACGAGGCGGAGGAGGTGCGGGCGGCGCTGACCCTGGACCCGGCGATCCCGGTGGTCCTGTGCGACGCGCGCGTGCGCTCCTCGGCCAAGCAGGTCCTGCTCACCCTGGTCACCCGGGTCGCCGAGCGCATGGCCGCCTGA
- a CDS encoding sensor histidine kinase, giving the protein MVTIPTAALLALWLILTLVLAFDAGLKLIRASATDDMVTPAAVGLVDAMRERARSIAYIEHSDDPELAAELAEARESTDASLGVVIGDLIGFVDLAPGEAGHHITMLHEEYGRIDEIRAGVDDGSLSRDEVLEYYNELVLHGADTFDSQGRTGNELESVNPGFSAVYMFRTVDLFARADAQLAQGFADDELTWEDQLAFAELVSSYRHLLDANGPYISGPGQAERLEAVLDSPEFARLTEMEARIIERRIETESVTDPVTLAVTDVEDLSMPVNRDEWAADHAYVLGELTEIGADEAFYAADVTREQAHRAVFVAVGGSLGVAAVFSVAFLLARRSSRSLTGRLLRLRNDANDLAEQRLPELMDRLHRGERVDTDAMLPLMATSDDEIGDVARAFNTAQRAAVDEAVQQTELRQGINRVFLNIAHRSQTLVHRQLRLLDKMEREQEDPEQLAQLFKLDHLATRSRRNAENLLILGGEAPGRTWHRPMPLIDVLRGAISESGDYTRVKRERIARVHLNGPAVADVIHLVAELVDNAAMFSPPHTQVRLSSDDVPNGVTIEIEDRGLGMTEEELASANRLLADPPEFDVMRLNEKMRLGLFVVSRLAHRHGIKVHLRPSPYGGVQAIVLLPHEIITGERSSLPASEEQDGDIWEVREIIDHAPGRALESGPTPVLAPVPADAGTPAADAAEDSRAGDAPSAGAESGDGATAGAEAPPATAGTDVLDGVDVLAGDPGPRPPLPTRRPAISAVPGPGPAAPERVEAGGGRPSLPKRRPQENLAPQLAADPEPSARNGDAAGAPAPGAGGVDGAERLARLRRNMTAFQKGTDRGRREGKQQTHETDKDD; this is encoded by the coding sequence ATGGTCACGATCCCCACGGCGGCCCTGCTCGCCCTGTGGCTGATCCTCACCCTGGTGTTGGCCTTCGACGCCGGGCTGAAGCTGATCCGGGCCTCGGCGACCGACGACATGGTCACCCCGGCCGCCGTGGGCCTGGTCGACGCCATGCGCGAGCGCGCGCGCAGCATCGCCTACATCGAGCACTCCGACGACCCGGAGCTGGCCGCCGAGCTGGCCGAGGCCCGGGAGAGCACGGACGCCTCGCTCGGTGTGGTCATCGGCGACCTCATCGGGTTCGTCGACCTGGCCCCCGGCGAGGCCGGACACCACATCACCATGCTCCACGAGGAGTACGGGCGGATCGACGAGATCCGGGCGGGCGTGGACGACGGCTCCCTCTCCCGCGACGAGGTCCTGGAGTACTACAACGAGTTGGTCCTGCACGGTGCCGACACGTTCGACAGCCAGGGCCGCACCGGCAACGAGCTGGAGTCCGTCAACCCCGGTTTCAGCGCGGTCTACATGTTCCGCACCGTCGACCTGTTCGCCCGCGCCGACGCCCAGCTCGCGCAGGGCTTCGCCGACGACGAGCTCACCTGGGAGGACCAGCTCGCCTTCGCCGAGCTCGTCAGCTCCTACCGCCACCTGCTGGATGCCAACGGCCCCTACATCTCGGGCCCCGGACAGGCCGAGCGGCTCGAAGCGGTGCTGGACAGCCCCGAGTTCGCGCGGCTCACCGAGATGGAGGCGCGGATCATCGAGCGGCGGATCGAGACCGAGTCCGTCACCGACCCGGTCACCCTCGCCGTCACCGACGTCGAGGACCTGTCCATGCCGGTGAACCGCGACGAGTGGGCCGCCGACCACGCGTACGTGCTGGGCGAGCTCACCGAGATCGGCGCGGACGAGGCGTTCTACGCCGCCGACGTCACCCGGGAGCAGGCCCACCGGGCCGTGTTCGTCGCCGTCGGCGGCAGCCTGGGCGTCGCCGCCGTCTTCAGCGTCGCCTTCCTGCTGGCCCGCCGCTCCTCCCGGTCGCTCACCGGCCGCCTGCTGCGCCTGCGCAACGACGCCAACGACCTGGCCGAGCAGCGCCTGCCCGAGCTCATGGACCGGCTGCACCGAGGCGAGCGGGTGGACACCGACGCGATGCTGCCGCTCATGGCGACCAGCGACGACGAGATCGGCGACGTGGCCCGCGCGTTCAACACCGCCCAGCGGGCCGCGGTCGACGAGGCCGTCCAGCAGACGGAGCTGCGCCAGGGCATCAACCGGGTGTTCCTCAACATCGCCCACCGCAGCCAGACCCTGGTCCACCGCCAGCTGCGCCTCCTGGACAAGATGGAGCGCGAGCAGGAGGACCCCGAGCAGCTCGCCCAGCTGTTCAAGCTCGACCACCTGGCCACCCGCTCCCGCCGCAACGCCGAGAACCTGCTGATCCTCGGCGGCGAGGCCCCCGGGCGGACCTGGCACCGGCCGATGCCGCTCATCGATGTGCTGCGCGGCGCCATCTCCGAGTCCGGTGACTACACCCGGGTCAAGCGCGAGCGGATCGCCCGCGTGCACCTCAACGGCCCGGCCGTCGCCGACGTCATCCACCTGGTCGCCGAGCTGGTCGACAACGCCGCCATGTTCTCGCCCCCGCACACCCAGGTGCGCCTGAGCAGCGACGACGTGCCCAACGGTGTGACGATCGAGATCGAGGACCGCGGCCTGGGCATGACCGAGGAGGAGCTGGCCTCCGCCAACCGGCTGCTGGCCGACCCGCCCGAGTTCGACGTCATGCGCCTCAACGAGAAGATGCGCCTGGGCCTGTTCGTGGTGTCCCGCCTGGCGCACCGGCACGGCATCAAGGTGCACCTGCGCCCGTCGCCGTACGGCGGCGTGCAGGCGATCGTCCTGCTGCCGCACGAGATCATCACCGGCGAGCGCTCCTCGCTGCCCGCCTCCGAGGAGCAGGACGGCGACATCTGGGAGGTGCGCGAGATCATCGACCACGCCCCCGGCCGCGCCCTGGAGTCCGGTCCCACCCCGGTCCTGGCCCCGGTGCCCGCGGACGCGGGGACCCCGGCCGCCGACGCGGCGGAGGACTCGCGGGCCGGTGACGCCCCGTCCGCCGGCGCGGAGTCCGGGGACGGCGCGACCGCCGGCGCCGAGGCGCCCCCCGCCACCGCCGGCACCGACGTCCTCGACGGTGTCGACGTCCTCGCCGGGGACCCCGGCCCCCGGCCGCCCCTGCCCACCCGCCGGCCCGCCATCAGCGCGGTCCCCGGTCCCGGGCCAGCCGCGCCGGAGCGGGTCGAGGCGGGCGGCGGACGGCCCTCCCTCCCCAAACGCCGTCCCCAGGAGAACCTGGCCCCGCAACTGGCCGCCGACCCCGAGCCCTCTGCTCGGAACGGTGACGCGGCGGGGGCCCCGGCCCCCGGCGCGGGCGGCGTCGACGGCGCCGAGCGGCTGGCGCGCCTGCGCCGGAACATGACCGCGTTCCAGAAGGGGACCGATCGCGGTCGGCGCGAAGGCAAGCAGCAGACCCACGAGACCGACAAGGACGACTGA
- a CDS encoding YhgE/Pip domain-containing protein, with product MTDETTRPRYRPFAVPRLGLLTVRSFLRSPLPTAALAALLLIPLLYSGMYLWSFWDPFGRMEHLPVALVDEDRPVVVDGEEVNAGEELADTLVERGDLDWHLVDAQEAARGVTEGDYYVSLTIPETFSADLTSPSRDRERPVQAMLIAHYNDANSFVVRQLAGSAFKEVRDAAEQTAIKGYLDQIFLGFNEIHGKTEEAAEGAGMLSEGAGDAYEGSGELSTNLGTAHEGMGELDTGLGELYAGSRSLATGASTASTEVSAQVEKIDELADEWLPRLEEDAPDIQERAELVADLSGGLADLLHELPEEIDTAGLEELDGRLDAYLREHPELETEQPDLYLLLCDLQEGMGIALSTATFVEDNREDIVSAADEAADLSEKAAELAEDLPGYIEDAEDAREKLDELDEGLEELAEGAGELRDGLKEASTASGELDEGLGLLSEGSGELHEGLGELSEGSDELAGGLEDGVGEIPTYSDAGRENAGDMMSAPVRLSSEIDNEAPDYGTGFAPFFVPLSLWVGAMVVFMVLPALSTRALASSAPSWRVALAGRIAPMLLGFGQVAVMMAALHLLLGLQSWNWPVLIAFLLLTAAAFAATVQYLNVRFGAAGRVVALALLVLQLTSAGGTYPIETSPSFFQAIGPYLPLHWGVTALRNLTGGGDLDLVWPAFGVMALWLVVPLLLTWMTVDRKRVWTMSALYPSLKL from the coding sequence GTGACCGATGAGACCACCCGCCCCCGGTACCGCCCCTTCGCGGTCCCCCGCCTGGGACTGCTCACCGTGCGGTCCTTCCTCCGCTCCCCGCTGCCCACCGCTGCGCTGGCCGCCCTGCTGCTCATCCCCCTGCTCTACTCCGGCATGTACCTGTGGTCCTTCTGGGACCCCTTCGGCCGGATGGAGCACCTGCCCGTCGCCCTCGTCGACGAGGATCGCCCCGTCGTGGTGGACGGCGAGGAGGTGAACGCGGGCGAGGAGCTGGCCGACACCCTCGTCGAGCGCGGCGACCTCGACTGGCACCTCGTGGACGCCCAGGAGGCCGCCCGCGGGGTCACCGAGGGCGACTACTACGTGTCCCTGACCATCCCCGAGACCTTCAGCGCCGACCTGACCTCGCCCTCCCGCGACCGCGAGCGACCGGTGCAGGCGATGCTGATCGCCCACTACAACGACGCCAACAGCTTCGTCGTGCGCCAGCTGGCGGGCTCGGCCTTCAAGGAGGTCCGCGACGCCGCCGAGCAGACCGCGATCAAGGGCTACCTCGACCAGATCTTCCTGGGCTTCAACGAGATCCACGGCAAGACCGAGGAGGCCGCCGAGGGCGCCGGGATGCTGTCGGAGGGCGCGGGCGACGCCTACGAGGGGTCCGGCGAGCTGTCGACCAACCTGGGCACCGCCCACGAGGGCATGGGCGAACTGGACACCGGGCTGGGCGAGCTGTACGCGGGCTCGCGGAGCCTGGCCACCGGCGCCTCGACCGCCTCGACCGAGGTGTCCGCGCAGGTCGAGAAGATCGACGAGCTCGCCGACGAGTGGCTGCCCCGGTTGGAGGAGGACGCCCCCGACATCCAGGAGCGGGCCGAGCTGGTCGCCGACCTCTCCGGCGGCCTGGCCGACCTCCTGCACGAGCTCCCCGAGGAGATCGACACCGCGGGGCTGGAGGAGCTGGACGGGCGGCTGGACGCCTACCTGCGGGAGCACCCGGAGCTGGAGACCGAGCAGCCCGACCTCTACCTGCTGCTGTGCGACCTCCAGGAGGGGATGGGCATCGCGCTGTCCACGGCGACGTTCGTCGAGGACAACCGCGAGGACATCGTCTCCGCCGCCGACGAGGCGGCCGACCTGAGCGAGAAGGCCGCCGAGCTGGCCGAGGACCTGCCCGGGTACATCGAGGACGCCGAGGACGCCCGCGAGAAGCTCGACGAGCTGGACGAGGGCCTGGAGGAGCTGGCCGAGGGCGCCGGGGAGCTGCGCGACGGCCTGAAGGAGGCGTCCACCGCCTCCGGCGAGCTCGACGAGGGCCTGGGGCTGCTCAGCGAGGGCTCCGGCGAACTCCACGAGGGGCTGGGCGAGCTGTCCGAAGGCTCCGACGAGCTGGCCGGCGGGCTGGAGGACGGGGTCGGGGAGATCCCCACCTACAGCGACGCGGGCCGGGAGAACGCGGGCGACATGATGAGCGCCCCGGTCCGGCTGAGCAGCGAGATCGACAACGAGGCCCCCGACTACGGCACCGGGTTCGCGCCGTTCTTCGTCCCGCTGTCCCTGTGGGTGGGCGCGATGGTGGTGTTCATGGTGCTGCCGGCGCTGTCCACGCGCGCCCTGGCCTCCTCCGCCCCCTCCTGGCGGGTGGCGCTGGCCGGGCGGATCGCCCCGATGCTGCTGGGGTTCGGGCAGGTGGCCGTCATGATGGCGGCGCTGCACCTGCTGCTGGGGCTGCAGTCCTGGAACTGGCCGGTGCTCATCGCGTTCCTGCTGCTGACCGCCGCGGCGTTCGCCGCCACGGTCCAGTACCTGAACGTGCGGTTCGGCGCGGCCGGGCGGGTGGTGGCGCTGGCGCTGCTGGTGCTCCAGCTGACCTCGGCCGGCGGCACCTACCCGATCGAGACCAGCCCGTCGTTCTTCCAGGCGATCGGCCCCTACCTGCCGCTGCACTGGGGGGTGACCGCCCTGCGCAACCTGACGGGCGGCGGCGACCTGGACCTGGTCTGGCCCGCGTTCGGGGTCATGGCCCTGTGGCTCGTCGTGCCCCTGCTGCTGACCTGGATGACCGTGGACCGCAAGAGGGTGTGGACGATGAGCGCCCTGTACCCCTCCCTGAAGCTCTGA
- a CDS encoding roadblock/LC7 domain-containing protein, whose amino-acid sequence MTSTPERIEREGSGKKDIDWLLDELLERAVGSRHAIVLSADGLLIGRSRELAKEDAEHLSAVASAFQSLARGTGRHFDGGDVLQTVVEMERAYLFVTGAGRGACLAVLAEESADVGLIAYEMNVLVEQVGRYLDAAPRHEGATGEATR is encoded by the coding sequence GTGACGAGTACTCCCGAACGCATCGAGCGCGAAGGCTCGGGCAAGAAGGACATCGACTGGCTGCTGGACGAGTTGCTCGAGCGCGCGGTGGGCTCCCGGCACGCCATCGTCCTCTCCGCGGACGGCCTGCTGATCGGCCGCTCGCGCGAGCTGGCCAAGGAGGACGCCGAGCACCTGTCGGCGGTCGCCTCCGCCTTCCAGAGCCTGGCCCGGGGCACGGGCCGGCACTTCGACGGCGGCGATGTGCTCCAGACCGTGGTCGAGATGGAGCGCGCCTACCTCTTCGTCACCGGCGCGGGCCGGGGCGCCTGCCTGGCGGTCCTGGCCGAGGAGAGCGCCGACGTGGGCCTCATCGCCTACGAGATGAACGTCCTGGTCGAGCAGGTGGGCCGCTACCTCGACGCGGCACCCCGCCATGAGGGAGCGACCGGAGAAGCCACGCGATAG
- a CDS encoding DUF3592 domain-containing protein, producing the protein MASLYPLLPLLSGLVILAVVTRDTRLELRLIRHGVRAKGRVIGYRETSTASRMVVQFRTEDGREVHAEHENTGWTASRAGEIVTVSYDPETPELARIVSAPWLSHWVRGMFAALGAILVAAGVLLGYLAWDLDWDPGS; encoded by the coding sequence ATGGCCTCGCTGTACCCGCTGCTGCCCTTGCTGTCCGGGCTGGTCATCCTGGCGGTGGTCACCCGCGACACCCGGCTGGAGCTGCGCCTGATCCGCCACGGGGTGCGCGCCAAGGGGCGGGTCATCGGCTACCGCGAGACCTCGACGGCCTCGCGGATGGTCGTGCAGTTCCGCACCGAGGACGGCCGGGAGGTGCACGCCGAGCACGAGAACACGGGGTGGACGGCCTCGCGGGCGGGTGAGATCGTCACCGTCTCCTACGACCCCGAGACCCCGGAGCTGGCCCGCATCGTGTCGGCGCCCTGGCTGTCGCACTGGGTGCGCGGCATGTTCGCCGCCCTGGGCGCGATCCTGGTCGCCGCCGGGGTGCTGCTGGGCTACCTCGCCTGGGACCTCGACTGGGACCCGGGAAGCTAG
- a CDS encoding endonuclease V: MSDIAERVGRILDDPENWPSDPKEAVALQRRMAGRVRAEPLDASAVRTVAGLDVSYAKDDSALSAAAVVLDAATLEVVESVAIASEVSFPYISGLFSFRELPPVLEALGRLETTPDVYLCDGFGLAHPRRFGVASHLGVLLDLPVVGSAKSVLYGRHSEPGRERGSWTPMVAGRSEVVPDSAALAAGGAEVIGRVLRTRAGVKPVYVSVGHRVDLDGAADLVLRLSPKYRVPEPVRHADRLCGEHRKEVLAARTASEE; the protein is encoded by the coding sequence GTGTCGGACATCGCCGAACGGGTCGGCCGGATCCTGGACGACCCGGAGAACTGGCCGAGCGATCCCAAGGAGGCCGTGGCGCTCCAGCGCCGCATGGCCGGCCGGGTGCGCGCGGAACCGCTGGACGCGTCGGCGGTCCGCACGGTCGCCGGGCTCGACGTCAGCTACGCCAAGGACGACTCGGCGCTCTCGGCGGCCGCCGTGGTCCTGGACGCCGCCACCCTGGAGGTCGTGGAGTCGGTCGCCATCGCCTCCGAGGTGTCCTTCCCCTACATCTCCGGGCTCTTCTCCTTCCGGGAGCTGCCGCCCGTGCTGGAGGCCCTCGGGCGGCTGGAGACCACACCCGACGTGTACCTGTGCGACGGGTTCGGCCTGGCCCACCCGCGCCGCTTCGGGGTCGCCTCCCACCTGGGGGTCCTGCTCGACCTGCCGGTCGTCGGCTCGGCCAAGTCGGTGCTCTACGGCAGGCACTCGGAGCCGGGGCGGGAGCGTGGGTCGTGGACGCCCATGGTCGCCGGGCGCTCGGAGGTCGTCCCCGACTCCGCCGCCCTGGCCGCCGGCGGAGCCGAGGTGATCGGCCGGGTCCTGCGCACCCGCGCCGGGGTCAAGCCCGTCTACGTCTCCGTCGGCCACCGGGTGGACCTGGACGGCGCCGCCGACCTGGTGCTGCGCCTGTCGCCCAAGTACCGGGTGCCCGAGCCGGTCCGCCACGCCGACCGGCTGTGCGGCGAGCACCGCAAGGAGGTCCTGGCCGCCCGCACCGCGTCGGAGGAGTAG
- a CDS encoding TetR/AcrR family transcriptional regulator, whose amino-acid sequence MSVSTPDRPVSNRREATRRRLFEAAVTLISEQGYGATTVDEIAERAGVAKGTVYYNFGGKSELYTALMEWGITRLADTLKEAAPDPDADPAEALTAVLRAGVEFIGAHEALARLLMAEAWRTNRTWYTTVRQIRTEAIGVVTARLDALAAIGRLRPDLDTGLAGSALFGMVVTVALDWRTLQPDRPAEEVHATLTRMVHGLLGTSDSPADP is encoded by the coding sequence ATGAGTGTGAGCACCCCCGACCGACCCGTGAGCAACCGCCGCGAAGCCACCCGCAGGCGGCTGTTCGAGGCCGCCGTGACCCTGATCTCCGAGCAGGGGTACGGCGCCACCACCGTCGACGAGATCGCCGAGCGCGCGGGCGTGGCCAAGGGCACCGTCTACTACAACTTCGGCGGCAAGAGCGAGCTCTACACGGCGCTGATGGAATGGGGCATCACCCGGCTGGCCGACACCCTCAAGGAGGCGGCGCCCGACCCGGACGCCGACCCGGCCGAGGCGCTGACGGCGGTCCTGCGGGCCGGGGTGGAGTTCATCGGAGCGCACGAGGCCCTGGCCCGGCTGCTCATGGCCGAGGCCTGGCGGACCAACCGGACCTGGTACACCACGGTCCGCCAGATCCGCACGGAGGCGATCGGCGTCGTCACCGCGCGCCTGGACGCGCTGGCCGCCATCGGACGGCTCCGGCCGGACCTGGACACCGGGCTTGCGGGATCCGCACTGTTCGGCATGGTGGTGACGGTGGCCCTCGACTGGCGGACCCTCCAGCCGGACCGGCCGGCGGAGGAGGTCCACGCCACCCTGACCCGGATGGTCCACGGCCTCCTGGGGACGTCCGACTCCCCCGCAGACCCCTGA
- a CDS encoding DUF742 domain-containing protein yields the protein MQAHDAFDPGTDPHGPPHRDAVGGYGDAEPGGPDGPEAGPLVRPYVIAQGRDHADTVKLDMISVVIAAKRAEVDEMALEPEQIRILELCRRPLSVAELSAHLDIPVAVVKVLLSDLLNRGLALARAPYTAKSPVSRDVLQAVLDGIQRL from the coding sequence ATGCAAGCGCACGACGCATTCGATCCGGGCACGGATCCCCACGGCCCGCCGCACCGCGACGCGGTCGGCGGGTACGGGGACGCGGAGCCGGGCGGACCGGACGGCCCGGAGGCCGGGCCGCTGGTCCGTCCGTACGTGATCGCCCAGGGGCGCGACCACGCCGACACGGTCAAGCTGGACATGATCAGCGTGGTCATCGCGGCCAAGCGGGCCGAGGTCGACGAGATGGCCCTGGAGCCCGAGCAGATCCGGATCCTGGAGCTGTGCCGCCGCCCCCTGTCGGTCGCCGAGCTGTCGGCCCACCTGGACATCCCGGTGGCCGTCGTGAAGGTCCTGCTCAGCGACCTCCTCAACCGCGGGCTCGCCCTGGCCCGCGCCCCCTACACAGCGAAGAGCCCGGTCAGCCGGGACGTACTCCAGGCGGTTCTCGATGGCATCCAGCGACTCTGA
- a CDS encoding ATP-binding cassette domain-containing protein — MRLATGARVVAEDVALVTREGPVYTGVDFTARPGTLTVFQADSGGGRSALLLTLTGRMRPTSGTVYVDGHELPRRARRVRRISALGLMTEVNSLDERLRVGEHLSEAALLRFRPAARGLADFALEAADLEDLDRRTLVKELDALQRRRLGVALALMAEPRLLAVDDVDGGLSDEHQALMWRSLKRLTDAGLTVIATCADADALAEVADTDTQGPLPIDQGDPPDGDAGDSEDSGEGGEMRLSELFADRGTAAGAEGEDGDDRRDR, encoded by the coding sequence ATGCGTCTGGCCACCGGGGCCCGGGTCGTGGCGGAGGACGTCGCGCTGGTCACCCGCGAGGGTCCCGTGTACACGGGTGTGGACTTCACCGCGCGGCCGGGGACCCTCACCGTGTTCCAGGCCGACTCCGGCGGCGGGCGCAGCGCCCTGCTGCTGACCCTCACCGGCCGTATGCGGCCCACCTCGGGGACCGTGTACGTGGACGGCCACGAGCTGCCCCGGCGGGCGCGCCGGGTGCGCCGGATCAGTGCGCTGGGTCTGATGACCGAGGTCAACTCCCTGGACGAGCGGCTGCGGGTGGGCGAGCACCTGTCCGAGGCGGCGCTGCTGCGGTTCCGTCCCGCCGCGCGGGGGCTGGCCGACTTCGCCCTGGAGGCCGCCGACCTGGAGGACCTGGACCGGCGCACCCTGGTCAAGGAGCTGGACGCGCTCCAGCGCCGCCGCCTGGGCGTGGCGTTGGCCCTGATGGCCGAGCCCCGGCTGCTGGCCGTGGACGACGTGGACGGCGGGCTGTCCGACGAGCACCAGGCGCTGATGTGGCGCAGCCTCAAGCGGCTGACCGACGCCGGGCTGACCGTGATCGCCACCTGCGCCGACGCCGACGCCCTGGCCGAGGTCGCCGACACCGACACCCAGGGGCCGCTGCCCATCGACCAGGGCGACCCCCCGGACGGGGACGCCGGGGACTCCGAGGACTCCGGGGAGGGCGGGGAGATGCGCCTGTCCGAGCTGTTCGCCGACCGCGGGACCGCCGCCGGCGCCGAGGGAGAGGACGGGGACGACCGCCGTGACCGATGA
- a CDS encoding antibiotic resistance protein VanZ: MIRPFGTGQGAVDVAVVAVPLLVLLAAALYLRGQHRRYGRLYGRPGRASLAALAAGLALAAYAVWPLPAAVDGLCSPGAGQGAAERYGPVLAFALFLPVGWLARDRFRRGPVVTLLLGTGLALAADAVRGTGLLGVYPCAYAEASPLFVALGAAGTAAGWLLARFLLPLWPWGDTRGWPGAVPDRVAPDLTRRTLGTLLDLGLWWYGAGTLTAAMTAVGVIGSDPDGHVRTAVLLGTAAVFGVFVPQVRRDRCTPGRAAVRLALTEPARPAPASRPRVLARTALLTAPVALLTAFGHPWIALAVVVVHASSALVRPDRVGLADLLCGTRVRTRAITDGSLPSRLVRYSEPREPAAARAVSL; encoded by the coding sequence GTGATCCGACCGTTCGGCACCGGGCAGGGGGCCGTGGACGTGGCCGTCGTCGCCGTTCCCCTGCTCGTCCTCCTCGCCGCCGCCCTCTACCTGCGCGGACAGCACCGGCGCTACGGCCGGCTGTACGGCCGCCCCGGCCGCGCCAGCCTCGCCGCGCTGGCGGCCGGCCTGGCCCTGGCCGCCTACGCCGTCTGGCCGCTGCCCGCCGCCGTCGACGGGCTGTGCTCGCCCGGGGCGGGACAGGGGGCCGCCGAGCGGTACGGACCGGTCCTGGCCTTCGCGCTCTTCCTGCCCGTCGGCTGGCTGGCCCGCGACCGCTTCCGCCGCGGCCCGGTCGTCACCCTGCTGCTGGGGACGGGCCTGGCCCTGGCCGCCGACGCCGTCCGCGGCACCGGCCTGCTGGGCGTGTACCCCTGCGCCTACGCCGAGGCGTCCCCGCTGTTCGTCGCGCTCGGCGCCGCGGGGACCGCCGCCGGCTGGCTGCTCGCCCGGTTCCTGCTGCCGCTGTGGCCCTGGGGCGACACCCGCGGCTGGCCGGGCGCGGTGCCCGACCGGGTCGCGCCCGACCTCACCCGCCGCACCCTGGGCACCCTGCTCGACCTGGGCCTGTGGTGGTACGGGGCGGGCACCCTGACCGCCGCCATGACCGCCGTGGGCGTGATCGGCTCCGACCCCGACGGGCACGTCCGCACCGCCGTGCTGCTGGGCACCGCCGCCGTCTTCGGGGTGTTCGTGCCGCAGGTGCGCCGGGACCGCTGCACCCCCGGCCGCGCCGCCGTCCGGCTGGCGCTCACCGAGCCCGCCCGCCCGGCCCCCGCCTCCCGCCCGCGGGTGCTGGCGCGCACCGCGCTGCTCACCGCCCCGGTGGCGCTGCTCACCGCGTTCGGCCACCCGTGGATCGCGCTCGCCGTCGTGGTGGTGCACGCCAGTTCGGCGCTGGTCCGCCCGGACCGGGTCGGCCTGGCCGACCTGCTGTGCGGCACCCGCGTGCGCACCCGGGCGATCACCGACGGCTCGCTGCCGTCCCGCCTGGTCCGCTACTCCGAGCCCCGCGAACCCGCCGCGGCCCGGGCCGTGTCCTTGTGA